A region of the Acidimicrobiales bacterium genome:
GCGCTTCACGAACATCTACGGCGCGGGGATGCAGGTGAAGGACTCCGTCGTCGCCCGCTTGATGCGCGCCGCGATGGCCGGGGGCGGCATCCAGATCTATGGCGACGGCGAGCAGGTCCGCGACTACCTCTACGTCACCGACGCGGTGGCGGCGATCGTGCTCGGCCTCTCGCTCGGGCACTCCGACACCCTCACCATCGGGGCGGGCGTCTCGGTCTCGATGAACGAGCTGCACCGCCTGTGCTGCGAGGCGACCGGCGTCGAGATCGGCGCCGAGCACATCGAGGGCAAGGCCGGCGAGATGCCGGCGGTGATCGTCAGCCTCACCCATGCCACCGAGCTCGGCTTCACCCCCGCCTACACCGTCCTCGAGGGACTGAAGGCGACCTGGGCGGACTTCACCGCCGCGGGCTGATCCTCGGCGCGCTCCGGAACCGTCCTCGCCCCTTGGTACAGGACGTAGCGCACCGGTTACCCCGCTTCGCCCTCGAGACGTGCGATCTCGGTCGTGAGGGCGTCGTACTCGTCGCCGAGTGAGTTCAGCTTCATCTCGGTGACGATCGCCTCGTCTTCGAACTGGTTGGCCCTCGTCTCGATCTCGGCGACCTCCGCGAGGAGCACGTCGGCCTTGGCCTGCGGTTCCTTGGCGAGCAGACGGGTCTCGGCGGCGAGAGCGATCAGCTCCTCGCCGCGAGCGGCAAGCGCGTCGATCTCTGACTGCTTCTCGTCGCGCGCTGCACGTGTCTCGTTGAGGTCCACGGATGCTGTCCCTTCGTGGTCGACCGTCCGATGCTCGCGACGGTACTGGCCGAAACCCCATCATCCGCACCTCACCCGGCTCTTCGGCAAGACGTCACCGGCTGCACGCCGGCCGCCGCTCAGCGCTTGGCGCGGCTGGCCTTGAGGAGCGGGCGCTCGCGCCACCAGGTCCGCAGCACGACCTTCCCGTAGCGGTAGCCGTAGGCGAGGTTGCCGCCCTTCTTCGAGGCGCCCGAGGCGCGGGCGCGCATCGTCATCGGCACCTCGCGGTAGCGGGCACCGGTCGCGATCGCCGAGATCAGCAGTTCCGAGGCCTGGTACTGCGGCTCGTGGAGGGTGAGGCTCGCCGTCAGCGCGGCGCGCATCGCGCGGATCGGGTTGGCGGTGTCGGTGACCTTGGTGCCCGTGAGGGCAGAGATCAGGCGCGCGTAGACGAGGACGCCGGTGTTGCGCATCTTGTCGTCGGACTCGGTGGCGCCGAGACGCCGCGAGCCGTTCACGAAGTCGGCGGCGCCGGCGACCACCGGCTCGAGGGCCCGCCCGAGGTCGGCCGGATCACCCTGGCCGTCGCCGTCGGCGGTGACGACGTACTTCGCGCCGCGCTCGCGCGCGACGCGGTAGCCGAGGCGCAGCGCCGCCCCCTGGCCGCGGTTCACCGGTGCGATCACCGCCAGCTGGCCAGCCGCGCGCACCTTGGCGGCGGTGCCGTCCTCCTCGCCGTCGATCACGACGATCGCCCGCGCGTCGAGGTCGCAGAGGTTCCCCGGCAGCTTCTCCAGCAGGGCGTCGATGTTGTCGACCTCGTGGTAGGCGGCGATCACGATCGCCACCGGCGGGAGGGCGACCGCGCCGTGCGCGGCGGCGAACTCCTCGAGGGCGACCTGGTCGACGAGGGCGTCGAGCGCGCGGCGGCGCTCCTCGCGCGGCGTCGTCCTCATCGGCGCGGGCTGGTGCCGGTGCTCAGGGCCGCCCGCCGGTCGGGGCGAGCATCGTCACGGCGGCGACGTTGCGGTCCTCGACGGCGGGGTGCTGCCCCTCGGGGGCGACGCCGTGCAGCACGGCGGTCGCGTGGAACAGGGCGCGCAGGATGTCCCGGAGCTCGGGTGGGGGAGGGAAGTACTCGTCCTCGTCGACGACGGGGACGACCTCCACGCCCTCGCGTGGCGCGAGGCGGGCGATGACCTCCTCGACGAGGCGCTCGGGGGCCGAGGCGCCGGCGGTGACGCCGACCACCCCCGCGAGGTCGTCGGGGAGCTCGTCGGCGGTGTTCACCCGCAGCACGCGGGGCGAGGAGGCGGCGGCCACCTTGGCGAGCGACACGGTGTTCGAGGAGTTCTCCGAGCCGATGACGACGACCGTGTCGCAGCGCGGCGCGACCTCGCGTAGCGCCGCCTGGCGGTTGGTGGTGGCGTAGCAGAGGTCCGAGCGCGTCGGCATCCACAGCTCGGGGAAGCGCGCCTTGGCGGCGTCCGCGATCCCCTGCCACTCGTCGTGGGGGAGGGTCGTCTGTGCGAGCAGCGCGACGGCGCCTTCCGGCTCGGGCATCGCCGCCACGTCCCCCTCGTGCTCGACGAGGCGTACCGCCCCGGGCGCCACCGCCATCGTGCCGATCGCCTCCTCGTGGCCGGCGTGGCCGACGTAGACGACGGTGTAGCCCCTGCCGGCGCGCACCTTCAGCTCGTGGTGGACCTTGGTGACGAGCGGGCAGACGGCGTTCACCATCGGCCGCCCGCCGGCCTGCGCGGCGGCCTCGACGTCAGGGGCAGAGCCGTGCGCCGAAAGCATCAGCGGGGCGCCCGCCGGCACCTCGGCGACGTCGTCGACGAAGATCACCCCCTGGCGCGCGAACTCCTCGACCACCAGGCGGTTGTGGACGATCTCGTGGTAGCAGTAGACGGGCGGCTCGAAGATCCGCACCATCCACGCGAGGGCCTTGATCGCCATCTCGACGCCCGCGCAAAAGCCGCGCGGTCGCGCCAGGAGCACCCGCTCGACGTTCATCCCGCCGAGGCTACCTGCCATAGCCGCTACCCTTGCTTCATGCCGTTCCCGCAGGTCGTTGCGGTCGCGCCCGACTCGCCGGCGGACCGCGCGGGGGTGCTCGTCGGCGATGAGATCGCCGCCATGAACGGCGAGGTGCCCCGCGACGTCATCGCCTACCGCCTCCTCGCGGACGAGGCGTGCCTCGAGTTGTCGCTCCGCCGCGGCGGCCTCGAGCTCGAGGTCGCGATCGACAAGCAGGCCGGTGAGCCCCTCGGAATCGAGGTCTCCTCGGCGCTGTTCGACCGCGTTCGGACCTGCGACAACCACTGCTCGTTCTGCTTCATCTACCAGCTGCCGAAGGGGATGCGGAAGAGCCTCTACGTGAAGGACGACGACTACCGCCTCTCCTTCTTGTACGGCAACTTCACCACCCTCACCCGCTTCACCGAGCTCGACCTCGAGCGGGTCGTCGACGAGGCGCTGTCGCCGCTCTACGTCTCGATCCACGCCACCGACCCCGAGGTGCGCGCCCACCTGCTGCGCAACCGGCGCGGCGCGACGAGCCTGCGCTGGCTCGCGCAGCTGCTCGAGCACGGCATCGAGGTGCACGGCCAGCTCGTCATCTGCCCGGGGGTGAACGACGGCGCCGTGCTGTACGGGACCCTCGCCGGGATCCTCGAGCGCTTCCCGCGCCTCTCGTCGGTGGCGGCGGTCCCCCTCGGGGTGAGCCGTCACTCCCATGAGCCGGAGATGCGCCCGCACTCACGGGCCGAGGCCGAGGTGGTTCTCGACACCGTCGCCGAGTGGCAGGAGCGCTACTCGGCCCTCCTCGGCCGCCGCCTCGTGTACGCGGCCGACGAGTACTACCTCCTCGCCGGCCGTCCCTTCCCGTCATCGGAGAGCTACGGCGAGTTCGCGCAGCACGAGAACGGGATCGGCATGGCCGCGCTCTTCGCCGACAGCTTCGCCGGTCACCGCAGCGGGGCTCCCGCGGTGCGCGGCGGCTTCTTCCACAGCGTCGACGGCGCGCCCGCCGCCGGCTACCGGGCGCACCGGGCGACCCCGTCGCTCGCGGGGGAGGGCGAGGCGCCGGTGACGGTCCTCACCGGCGAGTACGGGGCACGCGTGCTCTCGCCGCTCGTCGGGAGTCTCGGGCGTGACGACGTCGAGGTCCACGCGGTGCGCAACGACTTCTTCGGCGGGAACATCGCCGTCGCCGGCCTGCTCACCGGCGTCGACCTCGCCCGCGCCCTCGAGCGGCTCCCCGAGGGGCGCCGCTACCTCCTCCCCGACGTCTGCCTCTCCGAGGAGCGCTTCCTCGACGGCACCTCCCTCGCCGAGCTGCCGCGCCCGGTCGAGGTCGTCGAGGCGACGGGGGAGGCCCTCGCCCGCGCCCTCAAGCCCCGCCGCCGCAGCCTCGCGCTCGCCGCCAGCTCGTGACCGACGCCCCGCCCGAGGAGCTCGTCGGCGCGGCCGCGCCCCGGCCTCCCGCGGCGGCGCTCCCGGTCGTTTGCATCGTCGGCCGGCCGAACGTCGGCAAGTCGACCCTGCTCAACCGCATCCTCGGGAGCAGGAGGGCGATCGTCGAGGAGAAGCCGGGGGTGACCCGCGACCGTTTCGAGCGCGAGGCCGACTGGCGCGGGCGCCGCTTCACGATCGTCGACACCGGCGGGATGCTGGAACGCGGCGGCGCGCTCGAGCAGAAGGTCACCGACCAGGCGCTGCGCGCCGTTCAAGGCGCGGACGTGGTGCTCCTCGTCCTCGACAGCGTCGTCGGGCTGACCGGCGAGGACGACGCCGTCGCGACGTTGCTCCGCCCGCACTCGGACAAGGTGATCGTGGTCGCCAACAAGGTCGACTCCCAGAACCAGGAGTCCGACGGCTGGGCGCTCGGACGCTTCGGTTTCTCGACGCCGCACCTCGTCTCGGCGCTGCACGGACGCGGCGTGGGCGATCTGCTCGACGTGGTCGTCGCCCGCCTCCCCGAGGCCGAGCCCGAGCCCGAGGTGGAAGGCGAGGGGGAAGGCCTCCCCGACGACGGCGTCCTCGCCTCGATCGCGATCGTCGGCCGGCCGAACGTCGGGAAGTCGACGCTGTTCAACCGTCTCGTCGGCGACGAGCGCTCGGTCGTGCACGACGTGCCCGGAACGACGCGCGACGCGATCGACACCATCGTCGAGACCGAGGAGGGGCGCCTCCGCTTCATCGACACCGCGGGGCTGCGCCGCAAGGCGCGCATCATCGAGGGCACCGAGTACTACTCACTCGTCCGCTCGCTGAAGGCGATCGACTCCTCCAACGTCGCGCTCCTCGTCCTCGACGCCGCCCAGGGGGTCACCCACCAGGAGCAGCGCCTCGCCGAGCGGGTGGACGCCGCTGGCAGCCCGATCGTCATCGTCTTGAACAAGTGGGACCTCTGCGACACCGAGACCCGCCTGCGGGTCGCCGCCGACGTCGCCGACCGCCTCGGCTTCCTCGACTACGCCCCGGTGCTGCGCATCTCCGCGACGACGGGCCTCGGGGTGCAGCGCATCCTCCCGGCGCTGCGGGCGGCGATCGACGCCTACCACCGCCGGATCCCGACGGGGCAGCTCAACCAGACGATGCGCGAGATCCAGAGCGCGCAGCCCGCGGCGGGGGCGCGCATCCTCTATGCGGTGCAGGGCGCCGTCGACCCGCCGACGATCACGCTGTTCACCACCGGGCGGATGCAGCCGACCTACCTGCGCTTCATCGAGCGCTCGCTGCGCGAGCGCTACGGCCTCGGTCCGACGGCGCTCAAGCTGCGCGTCCGGCCCCGCGGCGGCCGCTAGGCGGTGACCGTGGCGTGGTGCGAAACCTGCGCGGAGCCCGTCGAGGACGAGCGCACGGTGCGCGACGAACAGGGGATCGAGCACTGCCCGCACTGCAACTCGGTGGTCGCCCCCGGCGAGGGCGACGACGCACCGCCGAAAGCGCCCTGGCACTTCAAGGTGCTCGCCCTCGGCACCGTCGGCTACCTCGTCTACCGGCTGATCTGGTTCATCTTTTGGCTCCGCCACCACGCCTGACCAGGGGGCGGCACCCCGTCTCGTGAGCTCGGTGGCCCGAGCAGGCCGCGCTCGGCTCGGGGGAACTCAGAGGCCGGCGGCGCAGGCGCAGCCGGGACCGCAGCCGCCGGTGGGCGCCGGCGAGGCCTCCCCCGATGGGGCGCCGACTGCGGCGAAGACCGAGAGCACGCGCCGCGCCTGGTGGCCCTGCGAGCAGGTGGCCGGGTCGGAGGACTCGGCGGCGGGACGACGGAGCTCGAAGGCCTCGTCGCACTCCTTGCAGCGATATTCGTAGATCGGCATCGTCACCTCCTCGACCACGGCACTCTACAGAGGCCGTGACGCCGGAGCACCGAAGGGGTATCGACGGTGAGCGACGACCGCACCGAGCGCACCGCAAAGGGCCAGGACCCGACCGACCCCGGCCGGGCCGAGACTCCCGAGCAGCGCGCCGACCACAACCTCGGCGACCTCCTCCAAGAGCTGCGGGTGCTCGCTCTCGGGGTGCAGGTCCTCTTCGGTTTCCTGCTCGCGATCCCCTTTGCGAAGGGCTTCCCGAGGCTCGA
Encoded here:
- a CDS encoding glycosyltransferase family 2 protein encodes the protein MRTTPREERRRALDALVDQVALEEFAAAHGAVALPPVAIVIAAYHEVDNIDALLEKLPGNLCDLDARAIVVIDGEEDGTAAKVRAAGQLAVIAPVNRGQGAALRLGYRVARERGAKYVVTADGDGQGDPADLGRALEPVVAGAADFVNGSRRLGATESDDKMRNTGVLVYARLISALTGTKVTDTANPIRAMRAALTASLTLHEPQYQASELLISAIATGARYREVPMTMRARASGASKKGGNLAYGYRYGKVVLRTWWRERPLLKASRAKR
- the ispH gene encoding 4-hydroxy-3-methylbut-2-enyl diphosphate reductase, with the protein product MAGSLGGMNVERVLLARPRGFCAGVEMAIKALAWMVRIFEPPVYCYHEIVHNRLVVEEFARQGVIFVDDVAEVPAGAPLMLSAHGSAPDVEAAAQAGGRPMVNAVCPLVTKVHHELKVRAGRGYTVVYVGHAGHEEAIGTMAVAPGAVRLVEHEGDVAAMPEPEGAVALLAQTTLPHDEWQGIADAAKARFPELWMPTRSDLCYATTNRQAALREVAPRCDTVVVIGSENSSNTVSLAKVAAASSPRVLRVNTADELPDDLAGVVGVTAGASAPERLVEEVIARLAPREGVEVVPVVDEDEYFPPPPELRDILRALFHATAVLHGVAPEGQHPAVEDRNVAAVTMLAPTGGRP
- a CDS encoding DUF512 domain-containing protein, with translation MPFPQVVAVAPDSPADRAGVLVGDEIAAMNGEVPRDVIAYRLLADEACLELSLRRGGLELEVAIDKQAGEPLGIEVSSALFDRVRTCDNHCSFCFIYQLPKGMRKSLYVKDDDYRLSFLYGNFTTLTRFTELDLERVVDEALSPLYVSIHATDPEVRAHLLRNRRGATSLRWLAQLLEHGIEVHGQLVICPGVNDGAVLYGTLAGILERFPRLSSVAAVPLGVSRHSHEPEMRPHSRAEAEVVLDTVAEWQERYSALLGRRLVYAADEYYLLAGRPFPSSESYGEFAQHENGIGMAALFADSFAGHRSGAPAVRGGFFHSVDGAPAAGYRAHRATPSLAGEGEAPVTVLTGEYGARVLSPLVGSLGRDDVEVHAVRNDFFGGNIAVAGLLTGVDLARALERLPEGRRYLLPDVCLSEERFLDGTSLAELPRPVEVVEATGEALARALKPRRRSLALAASS
- the der gene encoding ribosome biogenesis GTPase Der, whose protein sequence is MTDAPPEELVGAAAPRPPAAALPVVCIVGRPNVGKSTLLNRILGSRRAIVEEKPGVTRDRFEREADWRGRRFTIVDTGGMLERGGALEQKVTDQALRAVQGADVVLLVLDSVVGLTGEDDAVATLLRPHSDKVIVVANKVDSQNQESDGWALGRFGFSTPHLVSALHGRGVGDLLDVVVARLPEAEPEPEVEGEGEGLPDDGVLASIAIVGRPNVGKSTLFNRLVGDERSVVHDVPGTTRDAIDTIVETEEGRLRFIDTAGLRRKARIIEGTEYYSLVRSLKAIDSSNVALLVLDAAQGVTHQEQRLAERVDAAGSPIVIVLNKWDLCDTETRLRVAADVADRLGFLDYAPVLRISATTGLGVQRILPALRAAIDAYHRRIPTGQLNQTMREIQSAQPAAGARILYAVQGAVDPPTITLFTTGRMQPTYLRFIERSLRERYGLGPTALKLRVRPRGGR
- a CDS encoding zinc ribbon domain-containing protein — protein: MPIYEYRCKECDEAFELRRPAAESSDPATCSQGHQARRVLSVFAAVGAPSGEASPAPTGGCGPGCACAAGL